The following proteins come from a genomic window of Amphiura filiformis chromosome 16, Afil_fr2py, whole genome shotgun sequence:
- the LOC140172441 gene encoding uncharacterized protein — translation MGDKGPGSDGGAPKNPMFKCRIFVGNLPTDFLSKPEVVERFAKYGPVIEVSLHRGFAFVQFKNTEDALSAIKGEKGSNFKGQPLCGGGPGGRFDDRDKGGPGGRFDDRDKGGPGGRFDDRDKGGPGGRFDDRDKDRLRDLDRDRDRFPPYDRERPPFDRDGPPPPRGRDRSPLRDRYEDRFRDPYHRDDVLSASSSTEFSKTRDRYLDDRRSPLRRDPRDLDPYDRDRLPPPRDDPYRRDDPRDRDDPYLRDRERDIVSRERDDPYRRDRDPFDRDRDPYDRDRGAPRDRDMRDPLDRRGPPPPGPDPSLDGPIDCEIIVVNKAQREYAENVQRRIRVLQVQVGIIYLNSEMQLSTALDDVSRRGVLYAIVITSQHEVHKSVTVNILHGTPQEHRNMPLEDAMSLIGRNFDRYMQNLRDKSGLPPPPGPVGQSRAAVPPVSPPPRQGGPPPAAGGPGSFSSPGAAGVELTIPQLLNLLADGKQLTIDELARVIEFLQELRQRMIRDQGGNPAAKPTDFGRSADSRGPTGVGGSSAGYPSNNGGRKEVDMDLDSDEDIGAGQPPGGPPKNPNAQIQAKILSMIRPGGEASPSPGPGPQTKMSAAITPPSANRDAMQRDAMQRDAMQRDNDQPPMMKKDPPPSIGPVQPQIGPVHPQMGPMHRARPPAPSNVQAISHQPPPPPASAPGGPAARGPRPPLPPAVTSGNINFDNPNVKKALDNLIQSGPNLLRNIAQVTVSLPTQPAQSPPASAGQAPPNMAAQQTIQAQQAQYAQYHAAAAQHNALMQAHMQAHAAYQQQQQQRQQAPPGMTPQGYMQQMMQQQQQQQPGGAPRYGGLLIKLVYP, via the exons ACAACCGCTTTGTGGGGGTGGCCCTGGTGGCCGCTTTGATGACAGAGACAAAGGTGGACCTGGTGGTCGTTTTGATGACAGAGACAAAGGTGGCCCCGGTGGTCGATTTGATGATAGGGATAAAGGTGGCCCGGGAGGCCGATTTGACGACAGGGATAAAGACAGATTGAG ggatTTGGATAGAGACAGAGATCGTTTCCCTCCCTATGATCGCGAGAGACCTCCTTTTGATCGCGATGGACCACCGCCACCAAGAGGACGAGACAGATCACCTCTCAGAGATCGCTATGAAGATAGGTTCAGAGATCCATACCACAGGGACGATGTGTTAAG TGCATCATCCAGTACAGAGTTTTCAAAAAC GCGAGACAGGTATTTGGATGACCGTCGTTCACCGCTACGTCGCGACCCAAGAGATTTGGACCCATATGATAGGGACAGGCTGCCTCCACCGAGGGATGATCCATATAGACGAGATGATCCAAGAGATAGGGATGATCCCTATTTGAGGGACAGAGAAAGGGATATTGTGTCTAGGGAGAGAGATGATCCGTACAG GCGTGACCGTGACCCATTTGATCGTGATCGTGATCCTTACGACAGAGACAGGGGTGCGCCCCGTGACAGAGATATGCGAGATCCATTGGACAGACGTGGACCACCTCCCCCAGGTCCTGACCCAAGTCTTGATGGACCTATCGATTGCGAGATCATTGTCGTCAATAAGGCCCAAAG GGAATATGCTGAAAACGTGCAACGACGCATCAGAGTGCTTCAAGTACAAGTGGGTATCATCTACCTGAACTCTGAGATGCAGTTATCCACTGCATTGGATGATGTGTCGCGCCGTGGTGTGCTGTATGCCATTGTGATTACAAGTCAACATGAGGTGCACAAATCCGTCACCGTCAACATCCTCCATGGCACACCGCAAG AACACAGAAACATGCCCCTCGAAGATGCTATGAGCCTCATTGGTCGTAACTTTGATCGCTACATGCAAAACCTACGAGATAAAAGCGGTTTGCCGCCACCACCTGGCCCCGTTGGGCAATCTCGAGCAGCAGTACCACCGGTATCGCCTCCCCCTCGACAAGGTGGCCCACCCCCTGCAGCTGGGGGCCCAGGTTCTTTCTCTTCGCCGGGCGCTGCAGGTGTTGAGTTAACCATTCCCCAATTGCTCAATTTGCTTGCTGACGGCAAGCAGCTTACGATTGATGAGTTGGCACGAGTGATTGAGTTCCTGCAAGAGCTTCGTCAGAGGATGATTCGTGATCAAGGTGGCAATCCGGCAGCTAAACCCACAG ATTTTGGTAGGAGTGCTGACAGTCGTGGTCCTACCGGTGTTGGCGGTAGCAGTGCTGGGTATCCTAGCAACAATGGAGGTCGTAAAGAGGTTGATATGGACTTGGACTCTGATGAGGATATCG GTGCAGGACAACCACCAGGTGGCCCACCAAAGAATCCAAATGCACAGATACAAGCCAAGATCTTGAGCATGATTCGTCCTGGTGGAGAGGCTTCACCGAGCCCTGGCCCTGGTCCTCAGACCAAGATGTCCGCTGCCATCACTCCTCCTTCAGCCAATCGAGATGCGATGCAGCGAGATGCGATGCAGCGAGATGCAATGCAGCGTGATAATGACCAACCACCTATGATGAAGAAAGATCCGCCACCATCGATTGGCCCTGTGCAGCCACAGATTGGTCCTGTGCATCCACAGATGGGCCCGATGCATCGAGCAAGACCACCTGCACCATCAAACGTCCAGGCAATCAGTCACCAGCCACCCCCACCACCTGCTTCAGCACCAGGTGGCCCGGCCGCCCGTGGTCCTCGTCCGCCACTTCCACCAGCAGTAACCAGTGGTAATATCAATTTTGACAACCCGAATGTGAAGAAAGCTTTGGATAATTTGATTCAGAGTGGGCCAAACCTTCTGCGTAACATCGCGCAAGTGACGGTAAGCCTTCCGACGCAGCCTGCACAATCACCACCAGCCTCGGCAGGTCAAGCGCCACCCAACATGGCTGCACAGCAGACCATACAGGCTCAGCAAGCGCAGTATGCTCAGTACCATGCAGCTGCAGCTCAACACAATGCGCTCATGCAAGCGCACATGCAGGCACATGCTGCGtaccagcaacagcagcagcaacgacagcAGGCACCCCCTGGTATGACGCCACAAGGTTACATGCAGCAGATgatgcagcagcagcagcagcagcaacctgGTGGAGCCCCAAGATATGGAGGCCTACTTATTAAATTGGTTTACccataa